A window of Ruania suaedae contains these coding sequences:
- a CDS encoding RDD family protein, whose amino-acid sequence MAIWEVGDDDRRVEGLDENGRPDPHYAAALGLVPAPLPRRAAGAVIDAAFYLLLQVPYWIFTLPLLLKFLDARISWYGLVNHPQFLLAVVILGVSFVLSLAYCIVQLVFHGRKGITIGKAMTGLRSINVATLERPGVFRVLLRVLVLWASGLVLIGPILFLLSPLVDPEKRGRGWHDRVGRLWLVDIRHGLQPYDGKRMRIARKTVTAEPVAQSRPLPSLATPVDPGAEQAYRPGARVSAGVLGVARPHGDGPRPVVGLSGTERPDQGHGPAPAVPGRPVLGAYRRPTDEEHDGAPAEGPSSQAEVSGPAGPPSPAGPASPAGPAGPGAAAREHDGAAPAPGPVVTGTPWSASPPPGPAPAPDSQPQPQHSGQAHAPVPSRPATDAPGGAAAVLALRLDSGELVEVAGPVVIGRNPVPPHTAPEARRQPLPDDTRSVSKTHLLVRPAPHGLEVIDQGSTNGTAIVHAGAERELAPGAPAVAAAGDMLRIGERTAVVVSG is encoded by the coding sequence GTGGCGATCTGGGAGGTCGGGGACGACGACCGGCGTGTGGAGGGTCTGGACGAGAACGGCCGGCCGGATCCGCACTATGCCGCTGCCCTCGGGCTGGTGCCGGCACCGCTTCCACGTCGGGCGGCGGGGGCCGTCATCGATGCTGCCTTCTACCTGCTGCTGCAGGTGCCGTACTGGATCTTCACCCTCCCGTTGCTGCTGAAGTTCCTCGACGCCCGCATCAGTTGGTACGGGCTGGTCAACCACCCGCAGTTCCTGCTGGCGGTGGTGATCCTCGGTGTCTCGTTCGTGCTCAGCCTGGCCTACTGCATCGTCCAGCTGGTCTTCCACGGCCGCAAGGGGATCACCATCGGCAAGGCGATGACGGGCCTGCGCTCGATCAACGTCGCGACCCTGGAGCGCCCCGGTGTCTTCCGGGTGCTGCTGCGGGTGCTCGTGCTCTGGGCGTCCGGACTGGTGCTGATCGGGCCGATCCTGTTCCTCCTCTCACCGCTGGTCGATCCGGAGAAGCGGGGCCGCGGCTGGCACGACCGGGTGGGCCGGCTGTGGCTGGTCGACATCCGGCACGGCCTGCAGCCCTACGACGGCAAGCGGATGCGGATCGCACGCAAGACCGTCACGGCCGAGCCGGTCGCGCAGTCGCGACCGCTGCCCTCGCTGGCCACCCCGGTCGACCCGGGCGCCGAGCAGGCCTATCGCCCTGGCGCCCGGGTCAGCGCGGGTGTGCTCGGGGTCGCCCGCCCGCACGGCGACGGCCCTCGGCCGGTCGTCGGCCTCTCCGGCACCGAGCGCCCCGACCAGGGCCACGGGCCGGCTCCCGCCGTCCCGGGCCGCCCGGTGCTCGGCGCCTACCGGCGCCCCACCGACGAGGAGCACGACGGCGCCCCCGCCGAGGGGCCGTCGTCCCAGGCCGAGGTGAGTGGGCCCGCGGGTCCACCGAGCCCTGCGGGGCCGGCGAGCCCTGCGGGGCCGGCAGGCCCGGGCGCCGCAGCGCGGGAGCACGACGGCGCAGCTCCCGCCCCCGGTCCGGTCGTGACCGGGACGCCGTGGTCCGCCTCGCCACCTCCCGGCCCGGCCCCTGCGCCGGACTCGCAGCCGCAGCCGCAGCACAGCGGGCAGGCGCACGCTCCGGTGCCCTCTCGTCCGGCGACGGACGCCCCGGGCGGGGCCGCGGCGGTACTGGCGCTCCGACTGGACTCCGGAGAGCTCGTCGAGGTGGCCGGCCCGGTCGTGATCGGGCGCAACCCCGTTCCCCCGCACACGGCACCGGAAGCGCGGCGCCAGCCGTTGCCGGACGACACCCGCTCGGTGTCCAAGACGCATCTGCTGGTGCGGCCCGCGCCGCACGGCCTGGAGGTCATCGATCAGGGATCGACGAACGGGACCGCGATCGTGCACGCCGGCGCGGAGCGCGAGCTCGCGCCCGGGGCCCCGGCGGTCGCCGCCGCGGGTGACATGCTGAGGATCGGGGAGCGGACCGCCGTGGTGGTGTCCGGATGA
- a CDS encoding TetR/AcrR family transcriptional regulator, whose product MAQHNEPDPRDRAAMTRARILHAAIEVFAEEGFDAGLRSIASRAGVTAGLITHYFGSKTRLRSEGDDFVIAALAAGLPDLFDSGKLDAHLANDAEAVLRSMRYSMRGLSEGGPLADRILAVTMDHVHATILDGIEKGIVEPSEDERERARVVVRYAVGAAMLDFALDPPTKPDEARDGLVHYGREVVVPLIRVTGKRHFISSAEHGGMLGRSAFEAPRET is encoded by the coding sequence GTGGCACAGCACAACGAGCCAGATCCGCGCGACCGGGCAGCGATGACCCGGGCGCGGATCCTGCATGCGGCGATCGAGGTGTTCGCCGAGGAAGGGTTCGACGCCGGCCTGCGCTCCATCGCCTCCCGCGCCGGCGTGACAGCGGGCCTGATCACGCACTACTTCGGGTCCAAGACGCGGCTGCGGAGCGAGGGTGACGACTTCGTCATCGCGGCCCTCGCAGCCGGCCTCCCGGATCTGTTCGACAGCGGCAAGCTGGACGCCCACCTGGCCAACGACGCCGAAGCGGTGCTGCGCAGCATGCGTTACAGCATGCGCGGCCTGTCCGAAGGTGGCCCGCTGGCCGACCGGATCCTGGCAGTCACCATGGACCATGTGCACGCGACGATCCTGGACGGGATCGAGAAGGGGATCGTCGAACCGAGCGAGGACGAGAGGGAGCGGGCCCGGGTGGTGGTGCGCTACGCCGTCGGCGCCGCGATGCTGGACTTCGCGCTGGACCCCCCGACGAAACCGGACGAGGCGCGCGACGGACTTGTGCACTACGGGCGTGAGGTGGTGGTGCCCTTGATCCGCGTGACCGGGAAACGCCACTTCATCAGTTCGGCCGAGCACGGCGGGATGCTGGGTCGATCGGCGTTCGAGGCCCCGCGGGAGACGTAG
- a CDS encoding spermidine synthase, with product MSPSGEQVTFSDGTRADLANDGTGWSLRIDDVRQAHIGPDGEPPALASVRWMLAALGRALPARSAHLGGSLLTLPRAIAARRPGSEQVVVELEPALVDLVESRFPPPPGIQVILGDARAWLEAPTTGELDAVVLDIFAGNRIPPAFTSRECFTAIRRTLGPAGVLVINSVAGPQLEFTRRELATLRETFAHVAMIIQGSVLHGARFGNATLIASDAPLDAEGIRSQLAGDPSKGVLLTELDEIAGQAQPVTDADALWSPAPDLPRYDEALAMIEAVSTAVRAVKPPG from the coding sequence ATGTCCCCATCGGGTGAGCAGGTCACGTTCTCCGACGGCACCCGGGCCGACCTCGCGAACGACGGCACCGGGTGGTCGCTGCGTATCGATGACGTCCGCCAGGCCCACATCGGGCCCGACGGCGAACCGCCGGCGCTGGCGTCCGTGCGGTGGATGCTGGCCGCCCTCGGCCGCGCACTCCCGGCCCGGTCGGCGCACCTGGGCGGCAGCCTGCTGACGTTGCCGCGGGCGATCGCTGCGCGACGCCCTGGCAGCGAGCAGGTGGTGGTCGAGCTCGAGCCCGCGCTGGTGGACCTGGTGGAGTCCCGTTTCCCGCCGCCCCCGGGCATCCAGGTGATCCTGGGCGACGCCAGGGCCTGGCTGGAGGCGCCCACGACGGGCGAGCTGGACGCCGTCGTGCTCGACATCTTCGCGGGGAACCGGATCCCGCCCGCCTTCACCTCCCGCGAGTGCTTCACCGCGATCCGGCGCACGCTCGGACCGGCGGGGGTGCTGGTGATCAACTCGGTGGCCGGCCCGCAGCTGGAGTTCACGCGGCGCGAGCTCGCCACGCTCCGGGAGACGTTCGCCCACGTCGCGATGATCATCCAGGGATCGGTGCTGCACGGTGCCCGCTTCGGCAACGCCACGCTCATCGCCTCCGACGCCCCGCTCGACGCCGAGGGGATCAGGTCCCAGCTGGCGGGTGACCCCTCCAAGGGCGTGCTGCTGACCGAGCTGGACGAGATCGCCGGGCAGGCGCAACCGGTCACCGACGCCGATGCGCTGTGGTCACCGGCGCCGGACCTCCCCCGCTACGACGAGGCGCTGGCGATGATCGAGGCGGTCAGCACCGCGGTGCGCGCGGTGAAGCCGCCGGGTTGA
- a CDS encoding ABC transporter substrate-binding protein — protein MVVAALAVTACGGPTLPNSVIAGTTVTVGWSGGLVSTNAATTAATSGDHDVAAMTRSQFARTVEGVPVIDESFGSVEIVDPEGFTVRYDLAEPEWSDGIPVDAADLMLAWAAGSNALLPDDVDPASLVAEDGSLDVPAGVPWFESMPTGLTESREVPEYDEFGRSIAVTYPEPVVDWQTALDVAVPAHVVGRLAFDLADPMEAKQAVIEAIVGEQTSRLATIARTWNEGFALGDGDGSTIAPELLLSSGPFRIEAVDQARLDAQQVTLVANPRYVGSPTPEYERVELTRTTVSDPLTYIGETLDVVQVPPTAPHRETTREMERLDYQVSTSGTGAVWALVLRTGRGELAWQSAREAFLGAVPQRDIAEAGAGPWANEHENTDVTLFPPGTDGHQIVREDIDPASRFGLSEEEAIAARAEAGVEAGARVCVLYDTGERFATDAFAELRSGLEPAGWDVRDCGTDNLAEGLSDDGWHAVLTRVDIPGTPAEIAAQWALAGPENLSGSEDEERAELIDSLAHTADHYEARDLRVAIERSIVEEAVIMPLVVDIVVTVSDRDVEVPVPRAGSRAALTSEIVEWHLAD, from the coding sequence ATGGTCGTGGCCGCACTCGCGGTCACCGCCTGTGGCGGGCCCACGCTGCCGAACAGCGTGATTGCCGGGACCACGGTGACCGTCGGCTGGTCCGGTGGGTTGGTCAGCACCAATGCCGCCACGACCGCGGCGACCTCCGGCGACCATGACGTCGCGGCGATGACCCGGTCACAGTTCGCCCGGACCGTCGAGGGTGTGCCCGTCATCGACGAGAGCTTCGGATCGGTCGAGATCGTCGACCCGGAAGGTTTCACCGTCCGCTACGACCTGGCCGAGCCGGAGTGGTCGGACGGCATCCCGGTGGACGCCGCCGATCTAATGCTGGCCTGGGCCGCCGGGTCGAACGCGCTGCTGCCGGACGACGTCGATCCCGCGAGCCTGGTGGCCGAGGACGGCAGCCTCGACGTGCCCGCGGGGGTGCCCTGGTTCGAGTCGATGCCCACGGGATTGACCGAGAGCCGGGAGGTGCCCGAGTACGACGAGTTCGGCCGCAGCATCGCGGTCACCTATCCCGAGCCGGTGGTGGACTGGCAGACGGCCCTGGACGTCGCCGTGCCCGCGCACGTCGTCGGGCGGCTCGCCTTCGATCTCGCCGATCCGATGGAGGCCAAGCAGGCCGTCATCGAGGCGATCGTGGGGGAGCAGACGAGCCGGCTGGCCACCATCGCGCGGACCTGGAACGAGGGGTTCGCACTCGGGGACGGGGACGGCAGCACGATCGCCCCCGAGCTGCTGCTCTCCTCCGGCCCGTTCCGGATCGAGGCGGTCGATCAGGCACGCCTCGATGCCCAGCAGGTCACGCTGGTCGCCAATCCGCGCTACGTCGGTAGTCCGACCCCGGAGTACGAGCGCGTCGAGCTGACCCGGACCACGGTCTCGGACCCGCTGACCTACATCGGCGAGACGCTCGACGTCGTCCAGGTCCCCCCGACCGCGCCCCACCGCGAGACCACCAGAGAGATGGAGCGTCTCGACTACCAGGTCTCGACCAGCGGCACCGGCGCCGTCTGGGCTCTGGTGCTGCGCACCGGCCGGGGAGAACTGGCCTGGCAGAGTGCGCGGGAGGCCTTCCTCGGCGCCGTGCCGCAGCGAGACATCGCCGAGGCAGGGGCCGGCCCGTGGGCGAACGAGCACGAGAACACCGACGTCACGCTGTTCCCGCCGGGTACCGACGGTCACCAGATCGTACGCGAGGACATCGACCCGGCCTCGCGCTTCGGCCTCTCGGAGGAGGAGGCGATCGCCGCCCGTGCCGAGGCCGGAGTCGAGGCGGGTGCCCGCGTCTGCGTGCTCTACGACACCGGCGAGCGCTTCGCCACCGACGCTTTCGCCGAGCTGCGCAGCGGGCTCGAACCTGCCGGCTGGGACGTCCGCGACTGTGGCACCGACAACCTGGCGGAGGGCCTGTCCGACGACGGGTGGCACGCCGTCCTCACCCGGGTGGACATCCCCGGCACGCCGGCTGAGATCGCGGCGCAGTGGGCGCTCGCCGGACCGGAGAACCTCAGCGGCAGCGAGGACGAGGAGCGCGCGGAGCTCATCGACAGCCTCGCCCACACGGCCGACCACTACGAGGCTCGCGACCTGCGCGTCGCGATCGAACGATCGATCGTCGAGGAGGCAGTGATCATGCCGCTCGTGGTGGACATCGTGGTGACGGTCTCCGACCGGGACGTCGAGGTGCCCGTTCCGCGGGCCGGATCTCGAGCGGCACTGACGTCGGAGATCGTGGAGTGGCACCTGGCCGACTGA
- a CDS encoding FtsK/SpoIIIE domain-containing protein codes for MKVKLTLHREGLAPADIVVTADSTATAADVARYIADSDPARSIIAGEHDLLTLAVAPPTADRLEPLQPDVPIGEASIGSGFAAAVLNLGERAVPSAPTGARSVGVLRATDGPLRGQEFPLAMGHTSIGRDPGNGLVLADPLVSKRHARIEVSGYVELVDLNSANGVLVDGELVQRVRLVPGKPFVIGGTTLVLYLASDFDGTGEDPVLERGGGLLFNRSPRVEVRYPGTEFPPPRLPTEAVQKLFPWVMLVAPVIMALSIYFITDRPRALLLVVMTPLMALGNFINQRNQTGNKRNHELLLFERQFEELEEKFYRSKPEEERARNDEVPPVAEVFEHAMRLGPLLWTRRPEHWNFLALRLGIGRAPSRNSIAPRDSQDGLPEYIERLERLKERYRFVDGVPVMDTLRDLGSIGVAGPTGPASDAMRGLAVQIFGLHAPNEVVSVAFTDAEWAGELEWIKWLPHTTSETSPFKSLPLADSAPAANSLLNALEEYVLRGGSRPDPRGPFAERWTPMNYGTDVNRASEQMKRPHPINVVVFVTNDAPVDRARLVQVLERGADVGVHAVFVSPTVESLPAACRGYLDVAGGLDDVTVGLVRSGAAYDGVKVEGVSNSYMHTFTKRLAPVVDASTVVHDSSDIPNSVMFLSLVGEEVAREPQAVVDRWQQNNTIIDRSDSPRPRLKKAGNLRAIIGQGASDAMTLDLRTQGPHALVGGTTGAGKSEFLQAWVLGIASAHSPDRVTFLFVDYKGGSAFADCVELPHCVGLVTDLSQHLVRRALTSLRAELHYREHLFNRKKAKDLLELEKRQDPECPPALVLVIDEFAALAGEVPEFVDGVVDIAQRGRSLGIHLIMATQRPAGVIKDNLRANTNLRVALRMADEADSKDVVDDPIAATFPPSIPGRGIAKTGPGRLIPFQSAYAGGWTSENEVVSAEVRVAELRFGSMAEWEPDRPPESDSHEKDLGPNDQRRVVNTLIRAADLANLPIPRRPWLDDLAPVVDLRDLPAEGDSRVLLGRADLPAHQRQDPVYFTPDRDGSLLIFGTSGSGKSTVLKTIATAAGMRPDLGRTEVYGLDFASGALGVLERLPHVGSIIDGDDAERLQRLLRTLDGELSRRSEAFSAANAANLTEYRDLVDPSMPRILLLIDNYPEFKKEWEISSARAPFYRMFMRILGEGRPLGVHAVLTADRGGAVPTAVVSNISRRVILRLADPNQYFMLGAPKDILDDQSPPGRAVVDKNEVQTAVLGGSTNVAEQSKVLAELAHQLRQHGAPEAPQIRSLPVRLSVADLPDHVDGLPVIGIADDTLAPRGFDPVGSFTITGPPQSGKTNALRAFVTAIERIDPEVKLFHFGSRRAQLTEFREWVRSATRPEDEKELASELAEILADETVPGRIMVVIEDIPHLADGPADRAVRGMLQALNNSDHLLVGEADVTRAGGGSGVLGEWKSARQGIALKPDTYDGDTLFKVPFGRVKRTDFPDGRGIFVQAGRAVTMHLPLVDGEGEGRRREPRAERSRAGG; via the coding sequence ATGAAGGTCAAGCTGACGTTGCACCGCGAGGGTCTGGCCCCGGCGGACATCGTGGTCACCGCCGACTCCACCGCGACCGCGGCCGACGTCGCGCGCTACATCGCCGACTCCGACCCGGCGCGCTCGATCATCGCCGGGGAGCACGACCTGCTCACGCTCGCGGTTGCGCCGCCGACGGCGGACCGGCTCGAACCGCTCCAGCCCGACGTCCCCATCGGCGAGGCCTCGATCGGCTCGGGCTTCGCCGCCGCGGTGCTCAACCTGGGCGAGCGCGCAGTGCCGTCGGCGCCCACCGGTGCCCGCAGCGTCGGCGTGCTGCGCGCCACCGACGGGCCGTTGCGTGGCCAGGAGTTCCCACTCGCGATGGGGCACACCTCGATCGGTCGCGATCCCGGCAACGGGCTCGTGCTCGCCGACCCGTTGGTGTCCAAGCGGCACGCCCGGATCGAGGTCAGCGGCTACGTCGAGCTGGTCGACCTCAACTCCGCCAACGGCGTTCTCGTCGACGGCGAGCTGGTGCAGCGGGTGCGGCTCGTGCCCGGCAAACCGTTCGTCATCGGGGGCACCACCCTCGTGCTCTACCTCGCCAGCGACTTCGACGGCACCGGCGAGGACCCGGTGCTCGAGCGCGGCGGCGGACTGCTGTTCAACCGCAGCCCTCGGGTGGAGGTGCGCTACCCGGGCACCGAGTTCCCCCCGCCACGCCTGCCCACCGAGGCGGTACAGAAGCTCTTCCCGTGGGTGATGCTGGTCGCACCGGTGATCATGGCGCTGTCGATCTACTTCATCACCGACCGCCCCCGGGCATTGCTGCTGGTGGTGATGACACCGCTGATGGCCCTCGGCAACTTCATCAACCAGCGCAACCAGACCGGCAACAAGCGCAACCACGAACTGTTGCTGTTCGAGCGGCAGTTCGAGGAGCTGGAGGAGAAGTTCTACCGGTCCAAGCCCGAGGAGGAGCGCGCACGCAACGACGAGGTCCCGCCGGTGGCCGAGGTCTTCGAGCACGCGATGCGCCTGGGCCCGTTGCTGTGGACCCGGCGACCCGAGCACTGGAACTTCCTGGCGCTGCGCCTGGGGATCGGCCGTGCGCCCTCGCGCAACTCGATCGCCCCGCGCGACTCCCAGGACGGTCTACCGGAGTACATCGAACGTCTCGAGCGGCTCAAGGAGCGCTATCGCTTCGTCGACGGCGTCCCGGTGATGGACACCCTGCGGGACCTGGGCTCGATCGGCGTGGCCGGGCCCACCGGCCCGGCCTCGGACGCGATGCGTGGGCTCGCCGTGCAGATCTTCGGCCTGCACGCCCCCAACGAGGTGGTCTCGGTCGCGTTCACCGACGCCGAGTGGGCGGGCGAGCTGGAATGGATCAAGTGGCTCCCGCACACGACCAGCGAGACCAGCCCATTCAAGAGCCTGCCGTTGGCCGACTCCGCCCCCGCCGCCAACTCACTGCTGAACGCGCTCGAGGAGTACGTGCTCCGCGGCGGTTCCCGGCCCGACCCCCGGGGCCCGTTCGCCGAGCGCTGGACGCCGATGAACTACGGCACCGATGTCAACCGTGCCTCGGAACAGATGAAACGCCCGCACCCGATCAACGTGGTCGTCTTCGTCACCAACGACGCTCCCGTGGACCGCGCGCGCCTGGTGCAGGTCCTCGAACGCGGGGCCGATGTCGGCGTCCATGCGGTGTTCGTCTCCCCGACCGTGGAATCGCTGCCGGCCGCCTGCCGCGGCTACCTCGACGTGGCCGGGGGTCTCGACGACGTCACGGTCGGCCTGGTGCGCAGCGGCGCCGCCTACGACGGCGTCAAGGTCGAGGGCGTCTCCAACTCCTACATGCACACCTTCACCAAGCGGCTGGCGCCGGTGGTGGACGCCAGCACCGTGGTGCACGACTCCTCCGACATCCCGAACTCGGTGATGTTCCTGTCCCTCGTGGGCGAGGAGGTGGCGCGCGAGCCGCAGGCCGTGGTGGACCGGTGGCAGCAGAACAACACCATCATCGATCGCTCCGACTCGCCGCGCCCGCGGTTGAAGAAGGCGGGGAACCTGCGCGCGATCATCGGCCAGGGTGCCAGCGACGCGATGACCCTGGACCTGCGTACGCAGGGGCCGCACGCGCTGGTGGGTGGCACCACCGGTGCCGGCAAGTCCGAGTTCCTGCAGGCATGGGTGCTCGGCATCGCCTCGGCGCACAGTCCCGACCGGGTCACGTTCCTGTTCGTCGACTACAAGGGTGGGTCGGCGTTCGCCGACTGTGTGGAGCTGCCGCACTGCGTGGGCCTGGTGACCGACCTCAGTCAGCACCTGGTGCGCCGTGCCCTGACCAGCCTCCGGGCCGAGCTGCACTACCGCGAGCACCTGTTCAACCGGAAGAAGGCCAAGGACCTCCTCGAGCTGGAGAAGCGGCAGGATCCGGAGTGTCCGCCGGCGTTGGTGCTGGTGATCGACGAGTTCGCGGCGCTGGCCGGTGAGGTGCCGGAGTTCGTGGACGGTGTGGTCGACATCGCCCAGCGGGGTCGCTCGCTGGGCATCCACCTCATCATGGCGACCCAGCGACCCGCCGGCGTCATCAAGGACAACCTCCGCGCCAACACCAATCTGCGGGTGGCGCTGCGGATGGCCGACGAGGCCGACTCCAAGGACGTGGTGGACGATCCGATCGCCGCCACCTTCCCGCCCTCGATCCCCGGGCGCGGGATCGCGAAGACCGGACCCGGCCGCCTCATCCCCTTCCAGTCCGCCTATGCGGGCGGCTGGACCTCTGAGAATGAGGTGGTCTCGGCGGAGGTGCGGGTGGCGGAGCTGCGGTTCGGGTCCATGGCCGAGTGGGAGCCGGACCGGCCGCCGGAATCGGACTCCCACGAGAAGGATCTCGGGCCCAACGACCAGCGCCGGGTGGTCAACACCCTCATCCGTGCCGCGGACCTGGCGAACCTGCCCATCCCACGCCGGCCCTGGCTCGACGACCTCGCGCCGGTGGTCGACCTGCGTGATCTTCCCGCCGAGGGCGACTCGCGTGTGCTGCTCGGCCGCGCCGACCTGCCGGCGCACCAGCGGCAGGATCCGGTGTACTTCACCCCGGACCGCGATGGCTCGCTGCTGATCTTCGGCACCTCCGGATCCGGCAAGTCCACGGTGCTCAAAACCATCGCCACCGCCGCCGGGATGCGCCCGGACCTGGGACGGACCGAGGTGTACGGGCTCGACTTCGCCTCGGGTGCGCTCGGTGTGCTCGAACGGCTGCCGCACGTGGGATCGATCATCGACGGTGACGACGCCGAACGGCTGCAGCGGCTGCTGCGCACTCTCGACGGCGAGCTGAGCCGGCGATCGGAGGCGTTCTCGGCCGCCAACGCCGCGAACCTGACCGAGTACCGCGACCTCGTCGACCCCTCGATGCCGCGGATCCTCCTGCTCATCGACAACTACCCGGAGTTCAAGAAGGAGTGGGAGATCTCCTCCGCGCGCGCTCCCTTCTACCGGATGTTCATGCGCATCCTCGGCGAAGGGCGGCCGCTGGGGGTCCACGCGGTGCTCACCGCCGACCGGGGCGGCGCCGTCCCGACAGCGGTGGTCTCCAACATCTCCCGCCGGGTCATCCTGCGCCTGGCCGACCCGAACCAGTACTTCATGCTCGGAGCGCCGAAGGACATCCTCGACGACCAGTCGCCCCCCGGACGGGCCGTGGTGGACAAGAACGAGGTCCAGACGGCCGTGCTCGGCGGTTCGACCAACGTGGCCGAGCAGTCCAAGGTGCTGGCGGAGCTGGCGCATCAGCTGCGCCAGCACGGTGCGCCCGAGGCACCACAGATCCGGTCCCTGCCGGTGCGCCTGAGCGTGGCCGACCTGCCCGACCACGTGGACGGTCTGCCCGTGATCGGTATCGCCGACGACACGCTGGCTCCCCGTGGATTCGACCCGGTCGGATCCTTCACGATCACCGGTCCGCCCCAGTCGGGCAAGACGAACGCCCTGCGTGCCTTCGTCACGGCGATCGAGCGGATCGATCCCGAGGTGAAGCTGTTCCACTTCGGCAGCCGCCGGGCCCAGTTGACCGAGTTCCGGGAGTGGGTGCGCAGTGCGACCCGCCCCGAGGACGAGAAGGAGCTCGCGAGCGAGCTGGCCGAGATCCTCGCCGACGAGACGGTGCCGGGGCGGATCATGGTGGTGATCGAGGACATCCCCCACCTGGCCGACGGACCGGCGGACCGCGCCGTGCGCGGGATGCTGCAGGCGTTGAACAACAGCGACCACCTGCTCGTCGGGGAGGCGGACGTGACCCGTGCCGGCGGCGGATCCGGTGTACTCGGCGAGTGGAAGTCCGCGCGCCAGGGGATCGCCCTGAAGCCGGACACCTACGACGGCGACACGTTGTTCAAGGTGCCGTTCGGGCGCGTCAAGCGCACCGATTTCCCGGACGGACGGGGGATCTTCGTCCAGGCGGGGCGGGCGGTGACCATGCACCTGCCGCTCGTGGACGGCGAGGGGGAGGGCCGCCGTCGTGAACCCCGCGCGGAGCGGTCCCGCGCCGGCGGGTGA
- a CDS encoding DUF4190 domain-containing protein, protein MAAGHDPSPFVNSYTLPMPDPAHTFAGPGYAASPPGTSGLAIAALLLGCLGVLTYVPAVAGVICGVLALRHIRRTNAGGVGVATSGLVISSIAALGWTTLLVSFWVTGA, encoded by the coding sequence ATGGCAGCCGGCCACGACCCGTCGCCGTTCGTCAACTCCTACACGCTGCCGATGCCCGACCCCGCGCACACCTTCGCGGGCCCCGGCTATGCCGCCTCTCCTCCCGGGACCTCCGGGCTCGCGATCGCCGCGCTGCTGCTGGGCTGCCTCGGGGTGCTGACCTACGTGCCCGCCGTCGCAGGCGTCATCTGCGGGGTGCTCGCCCTGCGTCACATCCGCCGCACGAACGCCGGGGGTGTCGGTGTGGCGACCTCCGGCCTGGTGATCTCCAGCATCGCGGCCCTCGGGTGGACGACGCTGCTGGTCTCCTTCTGGGTGACCGGCGCCTGA
- a CDS encoding WXG100 family type VII secretion target has product MTDFGATYDEMDSCADKLDDGKDSIDTALEECQGYVDELVEDGFKTEKASGKFKDGYDEMTSGLKDASEGVSEMAQALRDMAQAIRDLDDQLAGG; this is encoded by the coding sequence ATGACCGACTTCGGTGCAACGTACGACGAGATGGACTCGTGCGCCGACAAGCTGGACGACGGCAAGGACAGCATCGACACGGCGCTCGAGGAGTGCCAGGGGTATGTCGACGAGCTCGTCGAGGACGGTTTCAAGACCGAGAAGGCGTCCGGCAAGTTCAAGGACGGCTACGACGAGATGACCTCGGGCCTCAAGGACGCGTCCGAAGGTGTGAGCGAGATGGCGCAGGCGCTGCGCGACATGGCTCAGGCGATCCGCGACCTGGACGACCAGCTCGCCGGCGGCTGA
- a CDS encoding ABC transporter permease — protein sequence MSHAETAAAPAPEQAAAGGAWRRLLGSELRLTFGRRRNLVLLLGLAAVPILLGVVLFVTQDTAVGSQGPGFIGRVTGNGLFLVVAALFTCLPFLLPLTIGIVAGDTIAGEAATGTLRYLITLPVARTRLLLAKAVVALCFAAAAVATIAVVGLLTGWVLFGLSDLVLLSGDTIGQGPALLRMLGVAGYVAMSMSGLVMVGVLLSTLTETPVAAMAGTVTVAVVSAVLDSLPQLSAIHPGLLTHHWFDFAELLRLEVSPEALVPGLIVQAVWVLLAGTLAWSRFTSADVTS from the coding sequence ATGTCGCACGCTGAGACCGCCGCCGCGCCCGCACCGGAGCAGGCCGCCGCCGGCGGCGCCTGGCGGCGCCTGCTCGGCAGCGAGCTGCGGCTGACCTTCGGGCGCCGGCGTAACCTCGTGCTGCTGCTCGGCCTGGCCGCCGTCCCGATCCTGCTGGGTGTGGTGCTGTTCGTCACCCAGGACACCGCCGTCGGCTCGCAGGGGCCCGGCTTCATCGGGAGGGTGACCGGGAACGGGCTGTTCCTGGTGGTGGCGGCCCTGTTCACCTGCCTGCCGTTCCTGCTGCCGCTGACCATCGGCATCGTCGCGGGCGACACCATCGCCGGCGAGGCCGCGACCGGCACGCTGCGCTACCTGATCACGCTGCCGGTGGCCCGCACCCGGTTGCTGCTGGCCAAAGCCGTGGTGGCGCTGTGCTTCGCCGCCGCGGCGGTGGCCACGATCGCCGTCGTGGGACTGCTCACGGGGTGGGTGCTGTTCGGCCTCTCGGACCTCGTGCTGCTCTCCGGTGACACCATCGGCCAGGGCCCGGCGCTGCTGCGGATGCTGGGCGTGGCCGGCTACGTGGCGATGTCGATGAGCGGGCTGGTGATGGTGGGTGTGCTGCTGTCCACCCTCACCGAGACGCCGGTGGCGGCGATGGCGGGCACCGTGACCGTGGCGGTGGTCTCGGCCGTGCTGGACAGCCTGCCGCAGCTGTCGGCGATCCATCCGGGGCTGCTGACCCACCACTGGTTCGACTTCGCGGAGCTGTTGCGTCTGGAGGTCTCCCCGGAGGCCCTGGTGCCCGGGCTGATCGTGCAGGCGGTGTGGGTGCTGCTGGCGGGCACGCTCGCCTGGAGCCGGTTCACGTCGGCCGACGTCACCTCCTGA